The Streptomyces sp. NBC_00659 genomic interval GGTGGTCGCGCTCGACCGGGTCACCGTCGACTTCCGGCAGGCCGAGTTCACCGCGATCATGGGTCCCTCGGGGTCGGGCAAGTCCACGCTGATGCACTGCGTGGCCGGGCTGGACACCTTCTCCTCCGGCTCGGTGCGCATCGGCGACACCGAACTCGGCTCCCTGAAGGACAAGCAGCTCACCAAGTTGCGCCGGGACAAGATCGGCTTCATCTTCCAGGCGTTCAACCTGCTGCCGACGCTGACGGCCCTGGAGAACATCACCCTCCCGATGGACATCGCGGGCCGCAGGCCCGACAAGGAGTGGCTGGACAGCGTCATCAAGATGATCGGCCTCGCCGACCGCCTGGGCCACCGCCCCTCCCAGCTCTCCGGCGGCCAGCAGCAGCGCGTCGCCGTCGCCCGCGCCCTCGCCTCCCGCCCCGAGATCATCTTCGGCGACGAGCCGACCGGAAACCTCGACTCGCGCGCGGGCGCGGAGGTCCTCGGCTTCCTGCGCAACTCCGTACGCGAGCTGGGCCAGACCGTGGTGATGGTGACGCACGACCCGGTGGCCGCCGCCTACGCGGACCGCGTCGTCTTCCTCGCCGACGGACGGATCGTCGACGAGCTGCACGAGCCGACCGCGGACTCGGTACTGGACCTCATGCGGAACCTTCCCGGGGGAAACCCCCGGACCTCCGAGTCCGACGGCAAGAACCGCACGAGCTGACGCGGGCCGAGCCCTCCCGACGCTCCCCCACTCCTCGTACACCTGGACTGAGACAGACCATGCTCCGTACCGCCTTGCGCAACGTGTTCGCGCACAAGGCCAGGCTCCTGATGACCGTGCTCGCCGTCCTGCTCGGCGTCGCCTTCGTCTCGGGGACCCTGGTCTTCACCAACACCATCTCGGACGCCTACCAGAAGAGCTCCGCCAAGGGCTTCGACCAGGTCGACGTCGCCATCCGCCCCAAGAGCGCGGCGGACACGGACGACACCCTCGGCAGGAGGCACGACCTGACCCGGCCCCTGCTCGACAAGGCGGCCGGAGTACCGGGAGCGGCCTCCGCGATCGGTGTCGTCAACGGCTTCACCGCCATCGCCGGCAAGGACGGCAAACTCATCGGCGGCGGCTTCCAGTCGCAGGGCGGCAACTTCTGGGGCGACAAGGACCCCCGCTATCCCCTGACGGCCGGACACGCGCCGCACGGCACCGGCGAGATCGCGATAGACGCCGAGACCGCGAGGCGGGCCGGCTACAAGGTCGGCGACACCGTACGCCTCTCGGTCGACGGCCCCGTCCTCAAGCCCGTCGTGACCGGCGTCTTCCGCACGGACGACGGCAACGTGGCCGCCGGCGGCAGCCTCGCCCTGTTCGACACCGCGACCGCGCAGCGGTTGTTCCACTCGTCCGGCACCTACGACGAGATCGACGTGAAGGCAGCGCCGGGCACCAGCCAGAGCGCGCTGCGCGAGGCGCTCGACGCCGTCGTACCGAAGGACACCGCCTCCACCGTCACCGGCCGGCAGCTCGCCGACGACCAGGCCGAGCAGATCTCCGCGGCGATGAGCGGCATGAAGACGGGCCTGCTGGTCTTCGCCGGGATCGCGCTGTTCGTCGGCACCTTCATCATCGCCAACACCTTCACCATGCTGGTCGCCCAGCGCACCAAGGAACTGGCGCTGCTGCGCGCCGTCGGTGCCTCCCGCCGCCAGGTCACCCGGTCGGTGCTGATCGAGGCCTTCGTGGTCGGCGCGGTGGCGGCCGTCGGCGGGCTCGCCGCGGGCATCGGCATCGGCGCCGCGATGCGCTCCCTGATGGGCACGCTCGGCGCCACGGTCCCGGACGGCCCGCTGGTCGTCTCGCCCGGCACCGTCGCCACGGCACTGCTCGTCGGCGTCCTCATCACGATGCTGGCCGCCTGGCTGCCGGGCCGCCGCGCCGCGAAGATCCCGCCGGTCGCCGCGATGAGCAGCGTCCACGCGAAGGCGACGACGAAGTCCCTGGTCCTGCGGAACACGATCGGCGCCCTGCTCGCCGCCGCGGGTGTCGCCGTGGTCCTCTACGCCACGACGATGGACGGCTCCGACGGCCAGGCCCCGATGGGTCTCGGCGCGGTGCTGCTCATCATCGGCGTCTTCGTCCTCACCCCGCTGCTGTCCCGCCCGCTGATCGCCGCGGCGGCCCCGGTCCTGCGGATCTTCGGGATCTCCGGCAAGCTGGCCCGGCAGAACTCGCTGCGCAATCCGCGCCGTACGGCCGCCACCGCCTCGGCGCTGATGATCGGTCTCACGCTGATCACCGGCATGACGGTGATGGCGGGCAGCCTGCAGAAGTCGATCGACAAGATGGCCAGTTCGGCGATCAGGGCGGACTACGTCGTGTCGATGGCCAACGGCAACTCCCTCTCCCCGGACATCGGGAAGAAGCTCGCCGGGGTCGACGGCGTCACCGACACCAGCCCGCTGCGCAACGCGCCCTCCCGCATCGACCGGCAGACGGAGTTCCTGACCGGCGTCACGGGCTCGGCCATCGGCAAGCTCACCGATCTCGACGTCACCGACGGCGCCTTCGAGGTCGGCGGCACCGGGGTCGTGGTCGACTCGGACACGGCCGGGTCCCACGGCTGGAAGGCCGGTTCCCGCTTCCAGGTCTCCTACGAGGACGGCGCGAAGGAGAGCCTGACCGTCGCCGGGGTGTACGAGGCCAACGAGATGATCCGGGGCATCATCCTCGACAACGCCACGCTCTCCCCGCACCAGCGCGGCGCCTCCGACATGCAGGTCATGGTGAAGACGGCGGGCGGCGCCTCGGCCGCGGTCAAGGACCGGCTGGAGAAGGCCCTCGGCGACAACCCCGCCGTCAAGGTCCAGGACAAGAAGGACATCTCCGACGGCATCGCGCAGATGTTCACGCTGATGCTGAACATGCTCTACGGCCTGCTGGCGATGGCGGTGGTCGTCGCCGTCCTCGGCGTCGTCAACACCCTCGCTATGTCGGTCTTCGAGCGCTCGCAGGAGATCGGGATGCTCCGCGCGATCGGCCTGGACCGCAAGGGCATCAAGCGGATGGTCCGTCTGGAGTCCCTGGTCATCTCGCTCTTCGGCGGTGTCCTCGGCATCGGTCTCGGCGTGTTCTTCGGCTGGGCGGCCGGCCGGTTGCTGGGCAGCAGGATGTCGACGTACGAACTGGTCCTGCCCTGGGGCCGGATGGCGGTCTTCCTCCTGCTCGCGGCGACGGTCGGCGTCCTGGCGGCGCTCTGGCCGGCCCGCCGGGCGGCCCGTCTGAACATGCTGACGGCGATCAAGTCGGAGTAACCGCGCACGGCGGACGGGCCGGAGCGACGGCCCCGGAGAAACAGGGGGAGGGGGCCCGATCCGGATGGATCGGGCCCCCTCCCCCGCGTCGCGCCGCCGCTCCGCGCGTCAGTTCCAGGTCCTCGCCCGCAGCGGCATCCCGGACGGGCCCGCCCCGCCCCGGGTCTTCACCGCCAGCACCTGGTTGACGCCGATCTGGTTGCGTTCGAAGGCGACCGCGCTGGCCGCCATGTACAGGCGCCAGACGCGGGCCCGGCCGACACCGGTGAGCCGGACGGCACGGGACCACCCGGCCTCCAGATTGGCGACCCAGCGGCGCAGGGTGAGCGCGTAGTGCTCGCGCAGGACCTCGACGTCACGCACCTCGAACCCGGCCCGCTCGAGCTGCGTCACGGTCGTCCCGACGGGCGCGAGTTCGCCGTCGGGGAACACATAGGCGTCGATGAACGGGTCGACGGCGTACGACGACTCGTCGCGCTGCGGGCGCCGGGCGATCTGGTGGTTGAGCAGCCGCCCGCCGGGGACGAGGAGGCCGCCGAGCACCTCGGCGTACTCCAGGTAGCGCTCGGCGCCGACGTGTTCGGCCATGCCGATGGAGGAGATCGCGTCGTAGGGCCCGTCGGTGACGTCCCGGTAGTCCTGAACCCTGATCTCCACCCGGTCGGTCAGGCCCTCTTCCGCGACCCGTTTACGGGCGTACGCGGCCTGTTCCTGCGACAGCGTCACCCCGACCACCCGCACGCCGTGGTCGCGGGCGGCGTGCACGGCCATCGAGCCCCAGCCGCAGCCGACGTCGAGGAGCCGCTGACCGGGCTTCAGAGCCAGCTTCCGGGCGACGAGTTCGAGCTTGTCGCGCTGCGCCTCCTCCAGGGTGCCGCCCTCCTCCCAGTAGGCGCACGAGTAGACCATGGACGGGCCGAGGACGAGCTCGTAGAACTCGTTGCCGACGTCGTAGTGGTGGCTGATGGCGCTCCGGTCGCTGCGCTTGGTGTGCAGGTGGCGGTTCCGGCGCACCTCCTCGGGGGGCGGGGCGGGCGGCAGCGGCAGCCCGGCCATCCTCACCAGCCCGCGGGCCGCCGCGCGCACCTCGGGGTCACGCAGCGCCGCCCCGAGCCCGCGCGCGTCCTCGGGGCGCTCCCACACGAGCCCGGAGATCAGGTCCAGGGCGGTGTACAGGTCCCCCTCGACGCCGAGGTCACCCGAGACCCAGGCGCGGGCGAGTCCCAACTCGCCCGGCTTCCACAGCAGTCGGCGCAGGGCCCGCCGGTTGCGGACGACGAGCGCCGGAGCCGCGGGCGGACCCGCTTCCGAACCGTCCCAGGCGCGCACGCGCAACGGGAGCGGGGCTCCCAGCAACTGTTCGACAAGGCCTTTGAGACGCGGCGCGGCGTCCTGCATGGCGTACACCTCCGAGACAACACTCCCGAACGCTCCGACACCACGTAAACATC includes:
- a CDS encoding cyclopropane-fatty-acyl-phospholipid synthase family protein yields the protein MQDAAPRLKGLVEQLLGAPLPLRVRAWDGSEAGPPAAPALVVRNRRALRRLLWKPGELGLARAWVSGDLGVEGDLYTALDLISGLVWERPEDARGLGAALRDPEVRAAARGLVRMAGLPLPPAPPPEEVRRNRHLHTKRSDRSAISHHYDVGNEFYELVLGPSMVYSCAYWEEGGTLEEAQRDKLELVARKLALKPGQRLLDVGCGWGSMAVHAARDHGVRVVGVTLSQEQAAYARKRVAEEGLTDRVEIRVQDYRDVTDGPYDAISSIGMAEHVGAERYLEYAEVLGGLLVPGGRLLNHQIARRPQRDESSYAVDPFIDAYVFPDGELAPVGTTVTQLERAGFEVRDVEVLREHYALTLRRWVANLEAGWSRAVRLTGVGRARVWRLYMAASAVAFERNQIGVNQVLAVKTRGGAGPSGMPLRARTWN
- a CDS encoding ABC transporter ATP-binding protein produces the protein MTTTHLAGTSTAVAARATELSKVYGQGETQVVALDRVTVDFRQAEFTAIMGPSGSGKSTLMHCVAGLDTFSSGSVRIGDTELGSLKDKQLTKLRRDKIGFIFQAFNLLPTLTALENITLPMDIAGRRPDKEWLDSVIKMIGLADRLGHRPSQLSGGQQQRVAVARALASRPEIIFGDEPTGNLDSRAGAEVLGFLRNSVRELGQTVVMVTHDPVAAAYADRVVFLADGRIVDELHEPTADSVLDLMRNLPGGNPRTSESDGKNRTS
- a CDS encoding ABC transporter permease, yielding MLRTALRNVFAHKARLLMTVLAVLLGVAFVSGTLVFTNTISDAYQKSSAKGFDQVDVAIRPKSAADTDDTLGRRHDLTRPLLDKAAGVPGAASAIGVVNGFTAIAGKDGKLIGGGFQSQGGNFWGDKDPRYPLTAGHAPHGTGEIAIDAETARRAGYKVGDTVRLSVDGPVLKPVVTGVFRTDDGNVAAGGSLALFDTATAQRLFHSSGTYDEIDVKAAPGTSQSALREALDAVVPKDTASTVTGRQLADDQAEQISAAMSGMKTGLLVFAGIALFVGTFIIANTFTMLVAQRTKELALLRAVGASRRQVTRSVLIEAFVVGAVAAVGGLAAGIGIGAAMRSLMGTLGATVPDGPLVVSPGTVATALLVGVLITMLAAWLPGRRAAKIPPVAAMSSVHAKATTKSLVLRNTIGALLAAAGVAVVLYATTMDGSDGQAPMGLGAVLLIIGVFVLTPLLSRPLIAAAAPVLRIFGISGKLARQNSLRNPRRTAATASALMIGLTLITGMTVMAGSLQKSIDKMASSAIRADYVVSMANGNSLSPDIGKKLAGVDGVTDTSPLRNAPSRIDRQTEFLTGVTGSAIGKLTDLDVTDGAFEVGGTGVVVDSDTAGSHGWKAGSRFQVSYEDGAKESLTVAGVYEANEMIRGIILDNATLSPHQRGASDMQVMVKTAGGASAAVKDRLEKALGDNPAVKVQDKKDISDGIAQMFTLMLNMLYGLLAMAVVVAVLGVVNTLAMSVFERSQEIGMLRAIGLDRKGIKRMVRLESLVISLFGGVLGIGLGVFFGWAAGRLLGSRMSTYELVLPWGRMAVFLLLAATVGVLAALWPARRAARLNMLTAIKSE